Part of the Cololabis saira isolate AMF1-May2022 chromosome 15, fColSai1.1, whole genome shotgun sequence genome, ctttacCACCTTCagtttaaactttttttaaatttttattgtttttttccctcatgAAAGCTAAGTTGTTATCTAAATTTCTCAGGTCCTTGATGAACAAACTTGAAATGAGAAAGCATCGACGGGAGAGTCAGATGAGTCTCCCGTCAACCAGAAACCGTTATTCTTTGTGTTCTCATGTGACACAagtctgttttctttcttctccaGTTTGTTGAGAGTGATGCAGACGAAGAGCTGCTCTTCAACATCCCgtaagtcttcatcatctgaaGGGTTTTTCTGTGGCGTTGGGGGACGGGGCCAAGCGCCCCTCAGCGGACCAGCCCCCGATATCATGTTAAGATTCATGATATACTTGGAGGATAGGGGGCATTGCCACCGTTGAGATTCTCTGCAGAGGATTCTGGAAGCTCTTGGGAGGGCAGGTCCCTGACGGCTAAAGCGTTGCTGAACGCCAAGATGAAGATCTGCAACCGTCTGTGTTTGTAAAGACGAGTCATTTCTCCACAACGATCTGAGACGCTTAAGACATCATATAGAAAATGAGTTATTACATCACGAGGTGCACTTATGGTGTTTTTCCACTCggacctactcagctcgactcaacaTGGCccagtttcttttccactacaatcctggacccggagcagaagtaggcgggttggaaTGAAGCTGCTGTTACGTACTTTTGACTGAGTGACacaaatgaagaagaaaacaacacaacataGAGATGTAGAAGATGTAGATCCTGGAGGAGAtaatatgtgctgctgggtctgtggcttgtgagaaaagcttcaagcggcaacgctttttaattttttttagtttgtctcggcgctgctgaaaagtcagctggagccgcgagcagctatgaagtgacagagctcctggtagatctggtcgttccttatcgcccgtctagatccctttttaattctctcctcagacaccaggtttatgaacatctgcacctcagagttggatcaccaaacagacttttgctgccgttgctgatggaataaaatgaacaagaagccgctggAGTCGCTCTtcagctgatgtcacatcctgactcagacttCTGATTGGCCAACCTCCTGACCCCTTggcagagtagatacagaaaagtatctactcggcacggttagacccctggtggaaaagaaccaaaccaagtctaggcgagccgggctgagtaggtactagtggaaaaccGCCATTAgtagttgtttgtttttatacttTCCAACCACATTGTGGTTCAGATTTTCTTATAAAGTTGTTAATCTGAGGTTGTAGATACTTGATAACTGAGAAGAAACCTTTTTAAATCCTGAACAAGAGCATTTTCTTAAATGCCACATGAACCCAGTTTCACTGTTTTGTTGTCACTCGTGCCGGCTTGGTTCTCCGCGGCCGCCGCGTCCTCACTCAGTAACCAGAAACcgctttttctcctctttcagTTTTACTGGCAGCGTGAAGCTGAAGGGCGTCATCATCTCTGGAGAGGACGACGACTCGCATCCAGCTGAGATTAGACTGTGAGTTGTGCCAAACCCGACAACACGTTTCCATCAGAGCCATCTCGTGGTCTTGACGAGTTCCTCTTCCTTAGTCTTAAACTCCAAAATCAAATCAGTCTACGGAAGCAAACACTTTCCTGAGGGCTTCAGTACATCTGTCAGAGTAACAGAGATGCAATACTACAGATCCTTTTCCAACCATGACTTTACAGCCTTTGTCTTATGACTTTACAGGAATTTTGGCACAAACTACATTTAATAGCttgaaaaacaatttagaaaagccgaggcactcaagaagatggaaaaatataaaaagcctttatttagtcATGGCCTTGTAAAAGTTAAAACTTAAAACTTTTACAAAGCCATgattaaataaaggctttttatatttttctatctttttgagtgcctcggtttttctaaattgtttttcaatctttttgatccccatgccgaagagcacctgaagtatACTTTTCTTGTTTCTcacacccagcagcactccatgcatttgtagttagaCTTACATTTAATAGCTTCCTGAAGTGTGACcagatatgtttttttgtcatgtgccagctcttatttttatttccagGTTCAAGAACATCCCTCAGATGTCGTTTGACGACACCGGCAGGGAACCCGAACAGGCGTTCAGACTCAACAGGGACCCTACGGCCGAGCTCGAGTACCCTACGAAGTAAGACCACGAAGTTTTGAACCTCAAACAGGCTTTAACTGGGCAGGTTACCCCGACTCGGGTCCGAGGGGTCACATGATCCTGCAGGGAGCACTAGGATGAAGGAGGAGAAGTTTTCTGCTGGGTGACTGACCTGCAGCTGACCTGAGGTCTGGGACCAAGTTGAAGCCGACCTGGGAGGCTCTGGGTCGCAGTGGCAGTGACTTCTAACACAAGAACAGATTCAGAATACCATAAAACTTCTAATAATGGCCGAGTCTCAATTATCCTCCAGGTAAAGCAAAATAGTTTTTATATTAAACATCCCAAATAAAGGGGggtcaaacattgtttttctggtgGCCAAAATAATATTctacataaacacaaacaaataaccttGAATTAATTGAAAAGtgttcttatttatttaattgtagaGGGACCTCACTGATCACGTGTTATGAAGTTGAGCAGCTCGTGTatcaaagagaaaaggaggggaaaaGAGGTGAGCGAAGAGCTAGAGGCTACGAGCTCAcctcttttcccctctttttttgcaGCTCTCTTTTCTCTTAGCTTGAATACTTCACAAGCGTGCCAGACACCAGCGTAGGTCGCGGAAGATTATATGAGTGATGAAAAAAGAGTTCAGACAAAAGCTGACAACGAGAAGCCATTCGTGCCATTCGCTAGCTGGCTAAAGCGAAGACGGGTTGAAGATGGGTTCAATGGAGACACACGATTAATAAACACAGGTCCCAATAAAAACCTAGtttttattggaaaaaaaaataccttacgGTTATTTAACctaaggtttatttatttatttcatgtttattaaatatgtatttatttaatatttaataaatatttactatgtatttaataattatttatttatctatctatctaaccGAAGGTTCAAATAAACGCCTGTTGATTTGAGCGATTTAAGCAAATAAACGCCTGGCCTTTATTAGGTGTTTTACGGTAGGTAACACGGGTTAATAGGAGATAAAACAAGCTGAAATGGGGAGTTTTTGGTAACTGAGTTAAATTGCCTggcttgtgttttgtttgttctttttcttttaaaccctTTTATCCAGCATTTCGATATCCCTCACAAATTTAAACGCCACCATCTTTTATAAACGACGCTGTGGCGGTCCACAGCGATGGAACAAGCTCCTGTGCAATCAGAGAAATGAAAACATCTCTTTCACCTCCTTCACATCCAAGCTTTGACACATTTTACACTTCTTTACCAGTTTTATTTGTACTCGTTGACATTAAAAAACTGTTACTAGATATTGTTTTCCCAGACCCTTCAGCCTGAACATGCACCTCTCTCTGTTGTCCTGTAGAGTTGCTCGCTTCTCCAGCGTCCATCACCTCTCCATCCACATCTCCAAGAACTTCGGAGCCGACAGCACCCGGGTGTACTACATCGGTCTCCGGGGAGAGTATTCAGAGGTCAGTAAAGCCACTCCACGTAGCAATGCTGCTTCTGGCCACACGGGGCCGTACACATCTGATGTGTGAGTAAAGAGCTGCTGATGAGTCTGGATGGTCCGGTGTGTCGTGTGGCATCACGTAGTTGCTTCAGTGTCTTATTACTGTTCATGTTTTTAACTTCTTATGCAGCCCTCAGCAAAATGTTAGTTGGAGCCCCGCCCCACACCCTCACACCGCTCCAAAATATGTCATGGATATAAAATGACAagacatttaacccttgtgctgtctttgggtcaaaatgacccaattcttctatccttctttcctcctgccatgctctctccttccttcttcctttcttttcctccttttttaccctccgttgctcctttttcttcctacctccctttcgtcattcgttcctttattaccttctttacttttccttccttctttccttgttttctccattccttccttcttccctcccttctttctttccttttctccattccttcctccctcccttctttccttcctttctcccttccttccatcttttctcccttccttactccctttcctacttccttccctctttccttcttttctcctttcttcc contains:
- the pithd1 gene encoding PITH domain-containing protein 1, producing the protein MSGHGHGHGHGHSCECEHEPAERGLEFGLYRRIDLDKLQVLNESRDGDGRKVFKPWEQRTERNQFVESDADEELLFNIPFTGSVKLKGVIISGEDDDSHPAEIRLFKNIPQMSFDDTGREPEQAFRLNRDPTAELEYPTKVARFSSVHHLSIHISKNFGADSTRVYYIGLRGEYSEAYRHEVTICNYESAANPADHKVESIIPQSNMIS